One genomic window of Desulfuromonas sp. AOP6 includes the following:
- a CDS encoding VWA domain-containing protein yields MKRLSCILIGLLLLAGGCTDTTSHSKAVYMLLDTSGTYTRELDKAAAIINYLLGTLQPGDSLAVARIDTGSFSEKDIVQKMTFDGRPSVSNQQKREFKQNIDTFVKEVKGSPYTDITGGILQAAEFLYETGSGRKVILVFSDMEQELAKGYVRDIPLQLEGIEVVALNVTKLGGDIIDPRKYMDRLEDWKAKVEQGQGQWRVINDLERLERILE; encoded by the coding sequence ATGAAACGCCTCTCCTGTATCCTGATCGGATTACTGCTGCTCGCCGGCGGCTGTACCGACACCACCAGTCATTCGAAAGCGGTCTACATGCTGCTCGACACCTCCGGCACCTACACCCGCGAGCTCGACAAAGCCGCCGCGATCATCAACTACCTGCTCGGCACCCTGCAGCCGGGGGATTCACTCGCCGTAGCCCGGATCGATACCGGGAGTTTCAGTGAAAAAGATATCGTGCAGAAAATGACCTTCGACGGCCGGCCGTCGGTCTCCAATCAGCAGAAACGCGAGTTCAAGCAGAACATCGACACCTTCGTCAAGGAAGTCAAGGGTTCGCCTTACACCGACATCACCGGCGGCATCCTGCAAGCGGCCGAGTTCCTCTACGAGACGGGCTCCGGGCGCAAGGTGATCCTGGTCTTCTCCGACATGGAGCAGGAGCTGGCCAAGGGCTATGTGCGCGACATCCCGCTCCAACTCGAAGGAATCGAGGTGGTCGCTCTCAACGTTACCAAGCTAGGCGGCGACATCATCGACCCGCGCAAATACATGGATCGCCTCGAAGACTGGAAGGCCAAGGTCGAACAGGGCCAGGGGCAGTGGCGCGTCATCAACGACCTGGAACGCCTGGAGCGAATTCTGGAATAA
- a CDS encoding glycosyltransferase — translation MRKSVFFIVLLMLAANSLGWYLLNRPIEIPGWTGNIQGFSFSPYADGQNPLKKRYPQPADIAGDLDRLSGLAASVRTYSSTDGLENIPRLAGERGLRVTAGAWLDKDLDRNRREIDQLVANANSGFDIERLLVGNECLLRNDLGLVQLKAYIAEVRDATELPVSTAEPWHVWLKYPDLADAVDFITIHVLPYWEGIPASEAPAWTMERYRQVQAAFPDKKVIIGEVGWPSGGAVFGQAIPSVVNQARFVREFLGLAAEGKIDYFLMEAFDQPWKKALEGRVGAYWGMFDKARHLKYPLDGPMVPNPLWGWQALFAGVLAIGPMILFLTHWLNLRFAGRLFFPALVQLASSLLAWTLFLPWTSGFNTVGLVIWTLLLPAQGFLLIVILTNGLELTEMLWIQHWRRRFVPRSFSPEAAVPKVSIHLAIYNEPPELVFQTLDGLARLDYPDYEVLVVDNNTAREEIWRPVESYCANLGPRFRFFHLPKWPGYKAGALNYALSQTDPGAEVIGVIDSDYVVSSDWLRSLVPYFEKKDVAFVQAPQDNREWQSDLFKTMINWEYNGFFQIGMVHRNERNAIIQHGTMTLVRREALEGVGAWGEWCICEDAELGLRLFAAGYEGVYVNHIFGVGVVPTSFAAYKGQRFRWTYGAVQILRRHWRTLLLWRSSGLDLGQKFHFVTGWFPWFTDAMHLVFTFAGIFWTLGLLLFPDTFDIPLKIFLLPTLGMFLFKILHALLLYRAKVSCTFLQSLGAAVAGMGLTHSIARAVFNGLWTSSKPFLRTPKGENRPALVQAFLMAWEEAQILTLLLFAAVVFLWRYGMTSGDALLWAGLLTVQAFPYAAALATSIAGSMPRLHLVLPERRSAALRWWWQPNTRRTPLG, via the coding sequence ATGCGCAAGAGCGTTTTTTTTATCGTACTACTGATGCTGGCTGCCAATTCCCTGGGGTGGTATCTGCTGAACCGCCCGATTGAAATTCCGGGCTGGACGGGGAATATTCAGGGCTTTTCCTTTAGCCCCTATGCCGACGGGCAGAATCCTCTCAAGAAGAGGTATCCGCAGCCCGCTGACATTGCCGGCGATCTTGACAGACTTTCGGGATTGGCGGCCAGTGTGAGGACCTATTCTTCCACGGATGGACTGGAAAATATCCCCCGCCTGGCTGGTGAGCGTGGGCTCAGGGTGACAGCTGGTGCATGGCTTGATAAGGACCTGGATAGGAACAGGCGCGAGATCGACCAGTTGGTCGCCAACGCCAACAGCGGATTCGACATCGAGCGCCTCCTTGTGGGCAACGAGTGCCTGCTGCGAAACGATCTGGGGCTGGTCCAGCTTAAGGCGTATATCGCCGAGGTGCGGGATGCGACAGAACTGCCCGTCAGTACCGCCGAGCCCTGGCATGTCTGGTTGAAATACCCTGACCTTGCCGATGCGGTCGATTTCATCACCATCCATGTACTGCCCTACTGGGAGGGGATCCCGGCCTCCGAGGCGCCGGCCTGGACCATGGAGCGCTATCGTCAGGTGCAGGCGGCTTTTCCGGACAAGAAGGTCATCATTGGCGAGGTAGGCTGGCCAAGTGGTGGCGCCGTTTTTGGCCAGGCCATCCCTTCCGTGGTGAACCAGGCCCGCTTCGTCAGGGAGTTCCTGGGGCTCGCCGCAGAGGGAAAAATTGATTACTTCCTGATGGAAGCCTTCGATCAGCCCTGGAAAAAAGCCCTGGAGGGACGGGTCGGCGCGTACTGGGGCATGTTCGACAAGGCAAGACATCTCAAGTATCCCCTGGATGGTCCCATGGTTCCCAATCCCCTTTGGGGTTGGCAGGCCCTGTTTGCAGGAGTCCTGGCTATTGGCCCCATGATTCTGTTTCTGACCCACTGGCTCAACCTCAGGTTTGCCGGTCGACTTTTCTTTCCGGCCCTCGTCCAATTGGCTTCATCCCTGTTGGCCTGGACCCTGTTTCTGCCATGGACCAGTGGTTTTAACACGGTCGGGCTCGTGATATGGACCCTGCTTTTGCCTGCCCAGGGATTTTTGCTGATTGTGATTCTGACCAATGGCCTGGAGCTGACGGAGATGCTCTGGATTCAGCACTGGCGCCGCCGGTTTGTCCCGAGGTCCTTCTCCCCGGAAGCTGCGGTTCCGAAGGTGTCCATTCACCTGGCCATCTACAACGAACCGCCTGAGTTGGTGTTTCAGACCCTGGACGGTCTGGCCCGCCTCGATTACCCCGACTATGAGGTGCTGGTGGTGGACAACAATACCGCCCGCGAGGAAATCTGGCGTCCCGTCGAAAGTTATTGCGCCAACCTCGGGCCGAGGTTCCGATTTTTTCATCTACCCAAGTGGCCGGGATACAAAGCGGGAGCCCTGAATTACGCCCTGTCCCAGACCGATCCTGGTGCAGAAGTCATCGGTGTGATTGACAGCGACTATGTTGTCAGTTCTGATTGGCTACGCTCGCTCGTACCCTATTTTGAAAAAAAGGATGTTGCCTTTGTGCAGGCACCCCAGGATAACCGGGAGTGGCAGTCCGATCTTTTCAAGACCATGATCAACTGGGAGTACAATGGTTTTTTTCAGATCGGGATGGTCCATCGCAATGAACGAAACGCCATCATACAACATGGCACCATGACGTTGGTTCGCCGCGAGGCATTGGAGGGAGTTGGGGCCTGGGGAGAGTGGTGCATCTGTGAAGACGCCGAGCTCGGCCTGAGGCTTTTTGCCGCCGGATACGAGGGCGTTTACGTTAACCATATTTTCGGTGTGGGGGTTGTTCCCACCAGCTTTGCCGCCTACAAGGGGCAGCGTTTCCGTTGGACCTATGGCGCTGTTCAAATCCTGCGGCGGCACTGGCGCACCCTGCTGCTCTGGCGGTCTTCGGGACTGGACCTGGGGCAGAAATTCCATTTCGTCACCGGTTGGTTCCCCTGGTTCACAGACGCCATGCACCTTGTCTTTACCTTTGCAGGGATATTCTGGACCCTGGGGCTTCTTCTCTTCCCGGACACCTTCGATATCCCGTTGAAAATATTCCTTCTACCGACCCTGGGGATGTTCCTTTTTAAAATACTTCATGCCCTCCTTCTTTATCGGGCCAAGGTTTCCTGCACTTTCCTCCAGAGTCTGGGGGCAGCCGTTGCCGGCATGGGCCTGACTCACTCTATTGCCAGGGCGGTGTTCAACGGGCTGTGGACCTCCAGTAAGCCCTTTCTGCGAACGCCAAAGGGAGAGAATAGGCCTGCGCTTGTGCAGGCGTTCCTGATGGCCTGGGAGGAAGCCCAGATCCTGACCCTGCTTCTTTTTGCCGCCGTGGTTTTCCTCTGGCGTTACGGCATGACCAGTGGGGATGCTCTCCTCTGGGCAGGACTGCTGACGGTGCAGGCGTTCCCCTATGCGGCTGCGCTGGCAACGTCCATCGCCGGAAGTATGCCCCGCCTGCATCTGGTGCTGCCAGAGAGGAGATCGGCGGCGCTGCGCTGGTGGTGGCAGCCGAATACTCGCAGAACCCCGCTAGGATAG
- a CDS encoding cation transporter produces MTTPAANHHRSLFSVPKMDCPAEENLIRMALERAQGITSLSFDLSQRQVAVIHTGESAIILQKLKPLGLGARLLESTPMDAADGPEAVPAGDAAEAKTLWVLLAINAFMFVTEMGVGLFAQSTGLIADSLDMFADAAVYGLALYAVGRAARLKIRAAHIAGWLQLLLALGALSEVLRRFIQGSVPISGLMMAMGLVALVANVTSLFLVSRQKDRGAHMKASYIFSANDVIANIGVIVAGGLVAWTSSPYPDLIIGTIIGVVVLNGARRILQIKG; encoded by the coding sequence GTGACAACACCGGCCGCAAACCACCACCGCAGTCTTTTTTCCGTGCCCAAAATGGACTGTCCCGCCGAAGAGAACCTTATTCGCATGGCCCTGGAAAGAGCCCAAGGCATCACCTCCCTCTCCTTTGACCTCTCTCAGCGACAGGTCGCCGTCATCCACACGGGCGAGTCGGCGATCATCCTCCAGAAGTTGAAACCCTTGGGCCTGGGCGCACGACTCCTCGAATCCACCCCCATGGACGCTGCCGACGGGCCTGAAGCTGTACCTGCAGGTGATGCCGCTGAAGCGAAGACACTCTGGGTCCTGTTGGCCATCAACGCCTTCATGTTTGTGACTGAAATGGGAGTCGGTCTTTTCGCCCAGTCCACCGGCCTCATTGCCGACTCTCTCGACATGTTTGCCGATGCTGCCGTCTACGGATTGGCTCTCTACGCGGTGGGGAGAGCCGCCCGGCTCAAGATACGGGCCGCCCATATTGCGGGATGGCTGCAGCTGCTGCTCGCCCTCGGCGCCTTGAGCGAGGTTCTGCGCCGTTTCATTCAGGGAAGCGTGCCCATTTCCGGACTCATGATGGCCATGGGCCTGGTGGCGCTGGTGGCCAATGTCACTTCCCTGTTCCTCGTCTCCCGCCAAAAAGATCGCGGAGCCCATATGAAAGCCAGCTATATTTTTTCCGCGAACGACGTTATCGCCAACATCGGCGTCATCGTCGCAGGCGGACTCGTCGCCTGGACCAGTTCTCCTTACCCCGACCTCATCATCGGCACCATCATCGGCGTAGTCGTTCTCAACGGCGCTCGCCGCATTCTGCAGATCAAGGGATGA
- a CDS encoding TIGR02266 family protein produces the protein MDETRPIEKKPASASVPEPRIPAHLKVRFGVEGERALEEFSVNLSSGGMFLETQRLMPPDTPLRLEFDLPAPRCTIQCLGRVAWVNELRADNRCNPHLPAGMGVQFVDLPLDDLALLREYIRSNRVLSDW, from the coding sequence ATGGATGAAACACGACCCATTGAAAAGAAACCAGCGTCTGCTTCTGTACCGGAACCCCGTATTCCCGCTCATCTGAAGGTCCGTTTCGGGGTTGAAGGGGAGAGGGCTCTGGAAGAGTTTTCTGTCAATCTGAGTTCGGGCGGGATGTTTCTCGAAACACAACGTCTGATGCCTCCAGATACACCCCTTCGCCTGGAATTCGATCTGCCGGCGCCGCGTTGCACCATCCAGTGTCTGGGGCGCGTGGCCTGGGTCAACGAGCTTCGCGCCGACAACCGCTGCAACCCCCATCTTCCTGCCGGTATGGGAGTGCAGTTCGTCGATCTGCCGCTGGACGATCTGGCTCTGCTGCGGGAATATATCCGGAGCAACAGGGTTTTGTCCGACTGGTAG
- a CDS encoding diguanylate cyclase encodes MQKPGFLHAKVTESAITSFFIYLLLVMVGFVSAVYLGIFLTNKQTIEDGLLTQGRWISESIIFARNWNSRYGGVYVEKGPGTESNPYLVNPDFKAADGTVYTKKNPALMVREISEMVAKEGTFDFRITSLNPVNPGNVPDSLERVALAGFAHGEKEFFARERQGDEIYFRYIAPLVFESSCLECHASGYEVGDIRGGISVRFNIGEVERALQKNLYFIVGLAILSFFSLFGIIYRLVHGLRVRLVEAEDRLHRLAVTDELTGLKNRRYLMERLRIEIKRAVRYQKPLACIMFDLDHFKRVNDSYGHEVGDRVLRTVADIAELCRRESDTLSRFGGEEFMIMLPETDEQGAAAVAERLRKQIAGNSIMLLDGRVLQITASFGVAGLRQVEGGVEQAEKDLFLRVDNALYEAKAKGRNRVITQKDNARPTTDTETFEA; translated from the coding sequence ATGCAAAAGCCTGGTTTTTTACACGCCAAAGTAACGGAAAGCGCTATCACCTCGTTTTTCATCTACCTGCTTCTGGTGATGGTGGGATTTGTCTCCGCCGTTTATCTGGGTATTTTCCTCACCAACAAACAGACGATCGAAGACGGTCTTCTCACCCAGGGGCGCTGGATCTCTGAGAGTATCATTTTTGCAAGAAACTGGAATTCACGATATGGCGGCGTTTACGTAGAAAAAGGGCCGGGGACGGAATCCAACCCCTATCTTGTCAACCCCGATTTCAAGGCCGCTGATGGCACGGTTTATACCAAGAAGAACCCGGCCTTGATGGTTCGTGAGATTTCTGAAATGGTGGCCAAGGAGGGTACTTTTGATTTTCGTATAACCAGTCTCAATCCCGTCAATCCGGGGAATGTACCCGATTCTCTGGAACGGGTTGCTCTGGCCGGTTTTGCGCATGGCGAAAAAGAGTTTTTTGCCCGCGAGCGCCAAGGGGATGAGATCTATTTTCGTTACATAGCTCCTCTGGTTTTTGAGTCTTCCTGTCTGGAATGTCACGCGTCTGGCTACGAGGTTGGTGATATCCGCGGAGGCATCAGTGTCCGTTTCAATATCGGCGAGGTTGAGCGGGCTTTGCAGAAAAACCTCTATTTCATCGTCGGCCTGGCCATTTTATCTTTTTTTTCCCTCTTTGGTATTATCTACCGACTCGTGCATGGATTGCGTGTCCGGTTGGTCGAAGCGGAAGACCGTCTGCATCGCCTGGCGGTGACCGACGAGCTGACCGGTCTGAAAAATCGCCGATACCTCATGGAACGGCTGCGGATTGAGATCAAGAGAGCTGTGCGCTACCAAAAACCTCTTGCCTGCATTATGTTCGATCTGGACCATTTCAAGCGTGTTAACGATTCCTATGGCCACGAGGTGGGTGATCGCGTCCTACGGACTGTGGCAGATATTGCCGAACTTTGCCGCCGGGAAAGCGATACCCTGAGCCGGTTCGGTGGCGAGGAATTCATGATCATGTTGCCGGAGACCGACGAACAGGGGGCTGCAGCCGTGGCGGAGAGGCTTCGAAAGCAGATCGCTGGAAATTCCATCATGCTGCTGGATGGTCGCGTCTTGCAAATAACGGCCAGTTTTGGCGTCGCCGGTCTGCGGCAAGTCGAGGGTGGTGTGGAACAGGCGGAGAAAGATTTGTTTTTGCGCGTGGATAACGCCCTTTATGAGGCCAAAGCCAAAGGTCGCAATCGTGTGATAACGCAAAAGGACAATGCACGGCCGACGACTGACACCGAAACATTTGAGGCGTGA
- a CDS encoding TraR/DksA C4-type zinc finger protein: MRDDLNLEDYRRLLEERLAAIRLTREEQRRGGDPVELDQTRVGRLSRMDAMQQQAMAQASSRRMEQEVQRLHAALSRLQTGNYGTCVKCEEEIPSGRLQIDPATLVCIDCARAAERK; this comes from the coding sequence ATGCGTGACGATCTGAATCTGGAAGACTACCGGAGACTGCTGGAAGAACGGCTGGCCGCCATACGGCTGACCCGGGAAGAGCAGCGCAGAGGGGGAGACCCGGTGGAACTGGACCAGACCAGGGTCGGCCGCCTGTCGCGCATGGACGCCATGCAGCAGCAGGCCATGGCCCAGGCCTCGTCCCGCCGCATGGAACAGGAGGTGCAGCGGCTTCACGCCGCCCTTTCCCGCCTGCAAACAGGCAATTATGGCACCTGTGTGAAATGTGAAGAAGAAATCCCCAGCGGACGCCTGCAGATTGATCCGGCCACGCTGGTGTGCATCGACTGCGCCAGAGCGGCTGAGAGAAAATAG
- a CDS encoding sirohydrochlorin cobaltochelatase, with protein sequence MPIDSLPEAKSPSMTDKRHTALVLLTNGTTDPEGLAVLEEVDGWMRRRFPDAVLCWAFSSSRILGVLQDRGLAVRSLPQTLAHLARHGFAAAVVQPLSVATTGEAVAAAGDLKVRTGPPLLGVPTAVAALVDILAARIDVAEPTVVAAHGSEHDVGAQQRLQTLAEMLEARFPRLVVASLRGGPGTAPLSRLRELVQEQGHVHIVPLLLTIGHHVRTDILGGHPRSWRHLLGGDVRCSEPLGRNPAVLELFAGQIEATRQRVIKELELL encoded by the coding sequence ATGCCTATCGACAGTCTGCCCGAGGCAAAAAGTCCCTCAATGACGGATAAACGTCATACCGCCCTTGTCCTGCTCACCAACGGCACCACCGATCCGGAAGGGCTGGCCGTGCTGGAAGAGGTCGATGGCTGGATGCGGCGGCGATTTCCTGACGCCGTCCTCTGCTGGGCCTTCAGTTCGTCCCGCATCCTGGGGGTTCTGCAAGATCGCGGCTTGGCGGTGCGCAGCCTGCCGCAGACCTTGGCTCACCTGGCTCGCCATGGTTTTGCCGCAGCCGTGGTACAGCCGCTGAGCGTGGCGACGACAGGGGAGGCTGTCGCCGCCGCCGGAGACCTGAAGGTGCGGACTGGCCCCCCTCTGCTCGGTGTGCCGACAGCCGTGGCGGCGCTGGTCGATATCCTGGCCGCCCGTATCGACGTGGCCGAGCCAACGGTAGTGGCCGCCCATGGCAGTGAACACGATGTTGGAGCGCAGCAGCGACTTCAAACGTTGGCTGAAATGCTGGAAGCCCGTTTTCCGCGGCTGGTTGTGGCGAGCCTACGGGGAGGCCCGGGCACAGCGCCCCTGTCGCGACTTCGTGAGTTGGTGCAGGAGCAGGGGCACGTTCACATCGTACCCCTGCTCCTGACCATCGGTCACCATGTTCGCACGGATATTCTTGGCGGGCATCCGCGGAGTTGGCGACATCTGCTGGGCGGAGATGTTCGCTGTAGCGAGCCCCTCGGTCGAAATCCGGCGGTTCTGGAGCTTTTTGCCGGACAGATTGAGGCTACCCGGCAGCGCGTCATAAAAGAATTAGAGCTTTTATAA
- a CDS encoding long-chain fatty acid--CoA ligase produces MQEVPYRSIPGMIRENAVTFAGRTAISYKKGGQYISLTYEHFYERVLMAARGLRKAGVLPGDRVAIFSENRAGWAISDIGSQAARAITVPIYATNTPEQAAYVINHAEAKIVFVSNRVQYEKLLKVREQIPGVRLVVSYERFLGDLTFPVYTLYQLSEISHPLTAAEKKSIEDDIEAIGPDDVLSIIYTSGTTGPPKGVVLSHANMLFDAYYGAKRLGDVQRDDVFLSFLPLSHVLERTAGYHAPLMLGSHVAFAESVEKVVENMLEVRPTTMVCVPRLFEKIYARIHENVHQMNPLRRRLFFQAVETGRRYVEQRYVKRLPPGALALQYRLADRLVFRKIRQKFGGRLRFCISGGAPLDKTINEFMWIIGIPVFEGYGLTETSPALTLSTKEALRFGSVGKALEKTELALAEDGELLVRGPQVMRGYYRNDEETAAVFQDGWLKTGDIARIDGEGFVTIVDRKKEIIITSGGKNIAPQPIESELKLDKYISQAMVYGDGRPYLVALLTPYIERLLELAQQENIHYFDFEDLVSNEKVLALFEERIAAVNDRLPSYETIKKFVLIPRDFSVDGGELTPTLKLKRKVIYQKYQDKINRLYLEPGNGFPDRELPSNGGKG; encoded by the coding sequence ATGCAGGAAGTGCCCTATCGGTCGATTCCGGGGATGATTCGGGAAAACGCTGTCACCTTTGCCGGCCGCACGGCCATCAGCTACAAGAAGGGGGGACAGTATATCTCTCTGACGTACGAGCATTTCTACGAACGGGTGCTCATGGCGGCGAGGGGTTTGCGCAAGGCGGGGGTTCTCCCAGGCGACCGGGTGGCGATCTTTTCGGAAAACCGGGCCGGCTGGGCCATCTCGGATATCGGCTCGCAGGCAGCTCGCGCTATCACCGTGCCTATTTACGCCACCAACACACCGGAGCAGGCCGCCTATGTCATCAACCACGCCGAAGCGAAGATTGTCTTCGTCTCCAACCGGGTGCAGTACGAGAAGCTGCTCAAGGTGCGGGAGCAGATTCCCGGGGTGCGCCTGGTGGTCTCTTATGAGCGCTTTTTGGGGGATCTGACCTTTCCCGTCTATACGCTCTATCAGCTCTCCGAGATTTCCCATCCGCTGACGGCGGCCGAAAAAAAATCCATCGAAGACGATATCGAGGCCATCGGGCCTGACGATGTCCTCTCCATCATCTATACTTCTGGCACGACCGGGCCGCCCAAGGGGGTGGTGCTCAGCCATGCCAACATGCTTTTCGATGCCTATTACGGGGCAAAAAGGCTGGGCGACGTGCAGAGGGATGATGTGTTTCTGAGCTTTCTGCCGCTGAGCCATGTGCTGGAACGGACGGCAGGTTACCATGCGCCGCTGATGCTCGGCTCCCATGTCGCTTTCGCCGAGAGCGTGGAGAAGGTGGTGGAGAACATGCTGGAGGTGCGGCCGACCACCATGGTGTGCGTTCCGCGGCTTTTTGAAAAGATCTATGCGCGTATCCACGAGAATGTCCATCAGATGAATCCCCTGCGTCGTCGTCTCTTTTTTCAGGCCGTAGAAACGGGGCGGCGCTATGTGGAGCAGCGCTACGTGAAGAGACTGCCGCCGGGGGCGCTGGCGCTGCAATACCGTCTGGCTGACCGCCTGGTTTTTCGCAAGATCCGCCAGAAGTTCGGCGGGAGGTTGCGCTTCTGCATCAGTGGCGGTGCTCCCCTGGACAAGACCATCAACGAGTTCATGTGGATCATCGGCATTCCCGTGTTCGAGGGTTACGGTCTGACCGAGACCAGCCCGGCCCTGACCCTGAGTACGAAGGAAGCGCTCCGTTTCGGCTCGGTGGGCAAGGCCCTGGAGAAGACCGAGCTGGCCCTGGCCGAGGATGGCGAGCTGCTGGTGCGCGGGCCGCAGGTGATGCGGGGCTATTACCGCAATGACGAGGAAACGGCGGCGGTTTTTCAGGACGGCTGGCTGAAGACGGGGGACATCGCCCGTATCGATGGCGAAGGTTTCGTCACGATTGTTGATCGCAAGAAGGAGATCATCATTACCTCCGGGGGCAAGAACATCGCACCGCAGCCCATCGAGAGCGAGCTGAAGCTGGACAAGTACATCTCGCAGGCGATGGTGTACGGTGACGGCCGTCCCTACCTGGTGGCTCTGCTGACGCCTTATATCGAGCGCCTGCTCGAATTGGCCCAGCAGGAAAATATTCACTACTTCGATTTCGAGGACCTGGTCTCCAACGAAAAGGTGCTCGCCCTTTTTGAAGAGCGCATTGCGGCTGTGAACGACCGGCTGCCGAGTTATGAGACGATCAAGAAGTTCGTCCTCATTCCCCGGGACTTTTCCGTGGACGGCGGCGAACTGACTCCGACCCTCAAGCTCAAACGCAAGGTTATCTATCAGAAATACCAGGATAAAATAAACCGCCTGTATCTGGAACCCGGCAATGGTTTCCCTGACAGGGAGCTGCCAAGCAATGGAGGAAAAGGATGA